The Plodia interpunctella isolate USDA-ARS_2022_Savannah chromosome 9, ilPloInte3.2, whole genome shotgun sequence genome includes the window CAATCCCTTATAACTATTGTgtcagattacataatacaaatattgttaggaaaatgaagtaatatttacatgcagtacataaaatatgtacaaattggGTATCTTATCTCACAAAACAAAGCTTACACACATCCATACATTgaacataacataacaaatcTACACTATCAAGataccttttttaaataagggCAGTGATAACGCAAATATATCGACACCCATGAAATGGTCATTGTACGATTGTATGAGGCGGTGCAATGGTGCGCGTTCATCCGCATTGGTTATACAAATGCAAATGTAGGTTCAAAAAAAACAAGATGTTAAAGCATTACAGGCTCGGCCCAATCTCCAAGGCAGTCTATAAAGCAATTGGTTGGTTAATTCAATACTATCAAACATATTacgacatattttatatagctaGACTTGATCCATTCATTGATTATCTCTCTATCttgtcaaatataattaagtcaaattaaaattacgtgtataaagttattaatttatataattgagaCCTTGGGGTCGAGCATGACGTGCACGGACGCCTTGGGCGTGACGACGTGCAGGCGCGTGAGCTGCGCCACGCGGCACACGCAGCTCGCGAACAGCGGCATGTCTGTGTTCGCCAGCCGCGCTCCCCCACCCGTCGCGCCGCTGCCCGACACCATGCTGTCCGGCGACGACATCATGAACCTGGCGCAGAggtaatcattattattatatttcataaaaccttaaaatgaaactcatacattatttatgtatataccaGAGCTATCTGGTTAAATGAgccatttcattaaaaagttcaTTAAACGCCGGCATTCAATTGAACGCCTAGGCCGAAATATAATTGAACTAGCATCTACCAACGTTcaacttgacgacctcggtggcgcagtggtaaagtgcttgcctctgaaccaagaggttcAGAGGTTCGATAaaccgggttcgatccccgatcgggtcatggtctttttctgattgatccgggtcttagatatttatctatatatgtatttgttataaaatatagtatcgttgagttagtatcccataacacaagtctcgaacttactttggggttagctcaatctgtgtgatttgtcctaatatatttattaataatatttatttaactagttCTACTCCCAACCCCCACGATTGTCCTGCATTCGAAATTCAGCAGTAGGAACCAAATAAACAGAAAACCTACCACGAAACAACAAACACGTACCACGTTACTAATGTCCACATGCCGTCTCTTTTCCCCATACTTTGTATATTTCGTGTAAAAAAGTCAATGACGTGTTACGTGTTTTATGGTTCGTGGTAGCCCCCCAGATCGGTCGGGCTGACTGTGACTACTGACCTGTGTCCGCGCGGACACTCGTACTCGAAGCCGATGAAGATCTTGACGGTGAGGTGCGGCGCCGGCTTGCGGGAGCGAGACGGCGCGCTGCGCCACAGCCCCGCCTGCTCTAACCTGCGGTGTTGCCACTCTCTTAATAATACTTCACATCTATATAACATTATCTGTGTGATATAAAGGTTTGTTTACTCACTGCGAtttctctatttatttatttcacaaaatattttacaattgtgttagaaacataaaaataaataaatgaatattaataaaaataatacattagcAAAACACTGTCTTAAAGTGTCATCGATATCAGTCGATACACGCAACaagtagttaaaaatatagtttgaaaAACTTCGTCAATTTTATAGATGTCTTTGTCAATTaacattttctatagtttactCTTAAACATTTGTAAAGTGACATTGACTCCGAGGTCTACGTGCGTGTAATGGAGCTCCTACTGGAGTAATAATATTTCCGGGGTGGACAGGTACCCCATGTCCTTCGTCTTACTTCCAACTACAGCAtgacacttttatttattcattcaaattttgacatttttaataatggtgtaaattcgtcctcctaatttttaatatatgtataagacctatatttgttaattgacgtccttggagaaaaggctgcggtgaagtttgttgcgccgcttcttcttcacctgcgctttggaagccggcagtagacttagtttaagtaacttttgacgtcaataagtgatgtatatcatcctaaattgaataaagaattttgaatttgaatttgaatttgaataaagcatgcaaaatttcaagaagattagttaaGCAGGTAAAGCCTGAAGAatataagtaacaaacaaacttactttcgcttttaaattattaatcaatataGTCAGTATTTGTTTTGCATTAAGAGGACATTGTCACTTACATCgtagaatttcaaaataaatcttcaCAGCAGTAAAGATAAGTCGCTCACCGAACAGCGCAATCCCATGGTAGCAAATAGTTGGAGTGCGGCAAGAACCCGGGCTGCAGATGCTCAGGCAGCCCCACGCTGTGCGAGTACAGGGACGAGGCCCCGAGACACACCAGCGACCAGCTGGGGAAGGCCGGCAGCAGGCCGCTGGGGCTGCCGAGGTGCAACATGCCCGGGAGATACTCAGTCGTTGACGGCTGACGGGTTATCACTTTCTCTAAAACGAGATGAATCACAGTGAGAAACCTGGATTTTCACGCGAGAAACGCGGTTTAAATACGATGAATTCTTgttatacaagtttatttgttacaattattttttttttttaaatcccgattttcaatattcatttcgctacagcttttgaacggctgaaacGATTTTGACCAAACAGAactaccgcataaaaatttgctatcgattaaaaaaaatcgcaaccaaatcggttcacccgttgatgaactacggtgccacgtacacagacagacagacacacttaacggtcaaacttaaaaacaaagtcctctgctgcgtctgtctgtctgttcgcgttCTACACGGATTCTCATACGAACGAGCAGAGATGAGAGTGAAAGAGAGGAGGAGATACAAACAACATTACGCACACAGAAGTATCACTCACCCGACGCCGCGTCTCCCCGGACAGGCACCACATACTTGTCCTCGGGCGTGTTGTCGTCGTCGTCCTCGTCGCGCGCCTCGCCGGGCGACAGCGCGTCCGGCTCGGACCAGCCGCCGGCCGCCGGCCCGGCGTCCGGCGCCGCCTCGCCGGACAGCGACGCCGACGCGCGTCCGCCGGGCGCCGCCTCTTGTGATGACGAGTCTTTTAATGACGCAGCCCTGGAAATAATAATGGTCCAGCattgtttatattgtatttcttctgagcagtggtcgttccgaattgtcagtagtttgtagctttttgagaaatcaaAAAAGTGAATTTGAATTAGGAACGCCGGATTCTGGAAATGACAAACGAGTTTCTAACGTCAGATTCAATCATCACCATgccgagtgtgttattgccaaCACAgtgttttattcaagtcgcctaaacgcatctgacatgatttttacgactacttaccgcctaAACGGCGGTTCGGtggcaggtttcctcacaatgttttccttcaccggaagcaagtggtggtctatgaaaactgctatatgagtcagataggtatacaaactcaaataatgacacgagtaggatacgacctttcgatccataggtgggcgtcttaaccattacaccaccaccgcttaagGTTCAATTAAAAGGTTAAACGTTGTATTGCGATGACCATTCTTTGCACCAGATTAGACCTGGAGCGGGAGTCACCATTTCCATATACAGTGCCCCAATTCACCGACTACATATTTCGCGTCTACTCCACTCCATACTGgagatatttaatattcatacatattacaaaaggAAGTCCTATCGCGTCTGTCTATATGAAgcgataaactctaaaactaccttacggatttttgtacagttttcacgaatagatagtgtgatttctagAGAAAGttttgttgtataatttatgtggtatcacccgagcgaagccgcgatAGGCCACCAGTTACCTATAAGTAGGAGTGGAAGGCTGGAAGACGGGAAATTCGATCGTCTGCAACGTAGGGCAGGTGCCACATTCCTCGGCGGCCTGAGTGTAGAAGGTGTGGTTTGCGCTGCGGACCGAGTAGGGGTCTTCGCGGGAACTCTTGCTGCGGCCGCAGTTGCACGCCGCTATATAGCGGACGCCGGACGAGTGCTCCTTGCTATTGTCACTGGAAGTTTTACCACAATTTAATGAGATAgtctttctctctcttataTTGGACGTCCAAAGACCAGGATTCGggtgtaatattaattattttttgatgattttacaactggtcGACAGCCTGATGACTACCCGTTttgaatgctattgttacctatcagttTCTGGCTTAAGGCAATGACCTAACGCTGCATGAAATAAtccattctaatattataataatatgtacaaatactaattataaatgcgaaagtctgtctctctgttccgctttcacggctaaaccgctggaccaattttgataaaatttggtatgcaagTAGTTTAAGACCCACGTTGAatcataggctactttttttccaGAAATCAATGTGATTTTCAGAATTttcccaaatgactataatggggagTGAAcgataaattcacgcgagcggagccgcgggcaagagctagtggtagtttaataacaaattttgaatttgattccAATTGTTCAATGTTAAACAGGCGCCAGCATTCACACTGCAGCTAAAATCTGATATCATATCATGTCTTTCATCAATTGTGTCACGATAGTGACAATTGTGTCACCGTGACACAATTGATGAAAGACATGACGTTTTATCAGGTTTTTTTAGCTTGCGTGTATACCCTAATACCCTAGTCCTCATCTTTACTTCCCAGGCTGGACTGAAGTCTCCAGCATGTAAGGGCAGACTACCTGACACCAGTACCACAGCTGCACTAAATATACAGCAGCACATAAGAACATACGTCTAgtactgaaaatcagtgtattgcTCCTAGAGTAATAACATCACTGAGTTGTGGCCTGTTTAGATTGCTGCAGCACACACATCCATAATCACTTTTTGTACTTACccacgttttgttttttttttatcttaattttcttttttggttattatgtgtgtgtctgtagttttttgaataggcttatttatattctattctatcaGGCTAAAGAAGAATGCTTACAAAACTgagtgaaatatatatatctgaaAGCAGCTGAAAGCGTTCAGCGTTATAGcgtatatattgtattttataaccgTTATATCGTCTTAGTTATAACATATAGCTGAGCTGTGATCCATTCGGCACGATGTTATTAGTATTAAGCAAATTGTATATcaaacaatgtaatttttcgccgaataaagtttttcattctttctttctatatcagaattttcaataaaataaagatactaggacaaatcacacagattgagctaggcccaaagttcgagacttgtgttatgggatactaactcaacgatactatgttttataacaaatacatatatagataaacatccaagacccgggccaatcagaaaaagattactttccatcatgacccgaccggagatccTCTGAACctgaacctctcggttcagaggcaagcactttaccactgcaccaccgaggtcgtcgttaAAGTATCCCTATAGTTTATGTTTAACTTTTTCCCAAAGGTTTATTGATAGAGAATGTCTAAATGGAAGTATCCAGCACAGCCAGGACCCAGCTTCCTATCACCTATAAATAATGAGAGATCATACAGCACTCACTGGTGCGGCAGCATGCAGACGTGGTGCGTGAGCGAGGGCGCCTCGCACAGACTGCGGGCGCCCCACACGGCGCGGCAAGCAGCCGCCAGCCGCGCGCGGGCGCCCGCCGCCAGCGGCCCGCGGGCCATGCTCTCCAGCACGCCCAGCGCCACGCTCACCTGCAACAATACTTAGGTAACCTCAGGTGGGAGAGGGATCAAGTGTTATCACTCGAAAATTATTAaggcatttaaatttactttaagcCTAGTTTTGTAGTTCCTGAAAGATTAAAACATTGTCCTTCTTCCGCCGtagttacttaaaaatatccactttcctacttttactCCTCCATTTCAAATGATCTTCGACATCCTGTTATCCCTGATGACATCAAGCCCGCTCCTGGCCCTTTCTGTCAGCACAAAACGGCTTCGCCATATTTGTTCACCACATAATTAAATTGCTTGTTTACGCAAGCAAGAACACGCACTCGTATCTAAACTttacatttattcataatgaataacttttaaatattgctaAAAAGAACCATGTAccttacaatataaatataaatatattaggacaaatcacagagattgagctagccccaaagtaagttcgagacttgtgttatgggatactaactgaacgatactatattttataatatacatatatagataaacatccaagacccgggccaatcagaaaaagatcattttccatcatgacccgaccggggatcgaacccgtgacctctcggttcagggggcaagcactttaccactgcgccaccgaggtcgtcaaagtacctaaatctattctatatatagtataatgatgttatcttaactaatattatcatattaaagtatattatatatcatattaatatatattaaagtaagtttgtttgttatcttttcATGCTAAACTAATCTTAATTTTagcatacatgtaatttgaagtgtggagtaagacatagggtacctttcatcccggacaAATAACTTCCCATGGGGCGCATTTACGCGGGCGtagccgtgggcaaaagctagttagaaatataaagataCGTTTTGCAAAGCATACCTTATGTGCGTGATGTTGACTGGAGTAATGTGACGGCAAACCTTCCGCGTACGACGCTTGTGCAATCGGCAGCACCTGAGAACAAGTCTTGAATCAGCCCAAAGGAACTGCTCACCGTATCACAGAATAACTTGTCCTAATATGACAAAAAACTTGAtattacatgtaatttttCTGTGCGCgctgattttttgttttgcgaGCGTTctcctataatttatttatttattttattttcgaggGTCTTAAAGCGAAATATAGGGTAAAGTTAATGTTtcgatatataaaactatgctAATTACAAGACTCCGCTTATCCTCCGCTCTCCTACgccaattataaaaaaaaaaaaacagaattttcaaaaattgtctgtagtataaaaaatccaTTTGCGATAGttgactaaaaatattactgctaactataaaaaagtatataataaaacaaatttaaaatgatgtaCCTTAGCACACCTTGCCTGCGAGAACCGCACATCTGTGGCGAGGGCGTCGTACAGCGCGCCGGCCTCTGATTGGTCCTCCGCACTCGCCGACAGGTATATCGGTGCGAGCGCTTGCGCTGCGTTGCGCCAACTTGAAGCGCTTGGGAGCTACAACAAGTAATATCTATCCATActatattctctctctctctctctctctcatcagaGAGATCTCCCAGT containing:
- the LOC128672694 gene encoding nonsense-mediated mRNA decay factor SMG8, producing the protein MKTFPIEDIPEFSKKERIVVVGVIGKSPYRYSNKTTPLLPSAKSDENNIECFWDERQGVLYLHAVTYLDTKQLTKLAATLDENSKTTIKDADAAHWLVASGELASESCRAMALLFHLCHIVVLSSPTPVFDLGYLQLFKAIDAYRTELLPRTSTALCEVAPGSAWESHGRCSCPRLLFHFRRAPAPLRAAPASLKRLEHAVEDQLYFILRKARIITNVCAKSLFAIPKNEEFVYMSAEENSNHARDVSSLVRGLVERCSGDVTTAQPSQRPTFKQFLQAHVDLAFSEGFDDNVGKYAMSTSFFELPSASSWRNAAQALAPIYLSASAEDQSEAGALYDALATDVRFSQARCAKVLPIAQASYAEGLPSHYSSQHHAHKVSVALGVLESMARGPLAAGARARLAAACRAVWGARSLCEAPSLTHHVCMLPHHDNSKEHSSGVRYIAACNCGRSKSSREDPYSVRSANHTFYTQAAEECGTCPTLQTIEFPVFQPSTPTYRAASLKDSSSQEAAPGGRASASLSGEAAPDAGPAAGGWSEPDALSPGEARDEDDDDNTPEDKYVVPVRGDAASEKVITRQPSTTEYLPGMLHLGSPSGLLPAFPSWSLVCLGASSLYSHSVGLPEHLQPGFLPHSNYLLPWDCAVRLEQAGLWRSAPSRSRKPAPHLTVKIFIGFEYECPRGHRFMMSSPDSMVSGSGATGGGARLANTDMPLFASCVCRVAQLTRLHVVTPKASVHVMLDPKVQPVPGGPTFVPQPAGSAPIKLSPSAYWVLRLPYMYADERGPLPRPRPTTLHTGGTLIAPVFGLQD